Proteins encoded by one window of Corynebacterium amycolatum:
- the ureC gene encoding urease subunit alpha, with protein MQPSNNTDCRQIVLNKGRRALRLKVANTGDRAIQVGSHYHFFEANAALCFDRHQAWGMHLNIPAGLAVRFEPGDTKTVTLVDFGGDRIIHGFAGMTEGPLDDEATREAAFQRIADYGFAHEPAEPMPVAADEETTISSSRYAELSGPTTGDVVPLADTNLVIRIEKDYTANFPGDESIYGGGKSIRDGMAQDPQATRAQGTPDTVITSAIIVDALLGVVKADVGLRDGKIVAIGKSGNPHTQDGVHPDLVIGAGTEVIAGEHRLLTAGGIDTHIHYLAPQQAEEGLSNGITTFFGGGTGPAEGSKGTTCTPGQFHIHTMLRAAEGLPVNAGFLGKGSGSQPDALVEQLLAGAAGLKIHEDWGATPATIHNALDICDKYDVQLAIHTDTLNESGFFEDTRKAIGDQTIHTFHSEGAGGGHAPDILKVTAIPNVLPASTNPTLPYSINSAEELLDMVMVCHHLSHSVPEDVAFADSRVRPETIAAETVLHDMGIISIFSSDSQAMGRVGESFTRAFQTAHHCRAQLGPLPGADETNGDDNERVLRYLAKLTINPAISAGIDDYLGSVEVGKIADLVLWPIDSFAAKPDVVLRSGVICWSQMGDPNASIPTPEPCYFRNMFGNYGSALTATRITFMSQAAIDAGVPEELGLQSRVLPVKDCRGIGKANMVRNNTLAKIDVDPETYVVTVDGEPVSIEPAQELPLTRLHYLF; from the coding sequence ATGCAACCGAGTAACAACACAGATTGTCGACAAATAGTTCTGAATAAAGGCCGCCGCGCTCTGCGACTAAAGGTGGCCAATACCGGCGACCGCGCAATCCAGGTCGGTTCTCACTATCACTTCTTCGAAGCCAATGCGGCCCTTTGCTTTGATCGCCATCAGGCCTGGGGAATGCACCTAAATATCCCCGCCGGCCTGGCAGTGCGCTTTGAACCCGGCGATACCAAGACGGTCACACTGGTCGACTTCGGTGGAGACCGCATTATCCACGGCTTCGCGGGGATGACTGAGGGCCCGCTGGATGATGAAGCCACTCGGGAAGCTGCCTTTCAGCGAATTGCCGACTACGGTTTTGCGCACGAGCCTGCAGAACCGATGCCAGTTGCCGCGGATGAGGAAACGACGATCAGCTCGTCGAGATACGCGGAGCTCTCCGGCCCCACAACCGGCGATGTAGTACCGCTGGCGGATACCAATCTGGTCATTCGAATCGAGAAGGACTACACGGCCAACTTCCCCGGCGACGAGTCCATCTATGGCGGCGGTAAGTCCATCCGTGACGGCATGGCCCAAGATCCGCAGGCAACTCGCGCACAAGGCACGCCCGATACGGTTATTACGAGCGCGATTATTGTTGATGCTCTCCTGGGCGTCGTCAAGGCAGACGTGGGTCTGCGAGATGGCAAGATTGTCGCAATTGGTAAGTCGGGCAACCCGCATACGCAGGACGGAGTTCACCCCGACCTGGTCATTGGTGCTGGTACCGAGGTTATTGCCGGTGAGCATCGACTGCTGACGGCCGGTGGCATCGATACGCACATCCACTACCTGGCACCGCAGCAGGCCGAAGAGGGTCTCTCCAACGGCATTACGACGTTCTTCGGTGGCGGTACCGGGCCTGCGGAGGGGTCAAAGGGCACGACGTGTACGCCTGGTCAATTCCATATTCACACCATGCTGCGCGCGGCAGAGGGTCTGCCGGTCAATGCTGGTTTCCTGGGCAAGGGTTCGGGCAGTCAGCCGGACGCGCTGGTTGAACAGCTACTCGCTGGCGCTGCCGGGCTCAAGATTCACGAGGACTGGGGCGCGACACCTGCGACTATTCACAATGCGCTGGACATCTGCGATAAGTACGACGTTCAGCTGGCCATCCACACGGATACGCTCAACGAGTCAGGTTTCTTCGAGGACACGCGCAAAGCCATTGGTGACCAGACCATCCACACCTTCCACTCTGAAGGCGCCGGTGGCGGTCACGCCCCGGACATTTTGAAGGTCACGGCGATTCCGAATGTTCTGCCGGCTTCGACGAACCCGACGCTGCCCTACTCCATCAACAGCGCCGAAGAACTGCTGGATATGGTGATGGTCTGTCATCACCTTTCCCACTCGGTGCCGGAAGATGTCGCTTTTGCCGATTCGCGTGTTCGACCTGAGACCATCGCAGCTGAAACCGTGCTCCATGACATGGGCATCATTTCCATTTTCTCCTCCGATTCGCAGGCGATGGGACGAGTCGGCGAGTCCTTCACGCGCGCATTCCAGACTGCTCATCACTGCCGCGCCCAGCTCGGCCCACTTCCCGGTGCTGATGAAACCAATGGCGATGACAATGAACGCGTCCTGCGCTACTTGGCGAAGCTGACCATCAATCCCGCCATTTCCGCTGGAATTGATGACTATCTGGGTTCGGTGGAAGTCGGCAAGATTGCGGATTTGGTGCTGTGGCCAATCGATTCCTTTGCCGCAAAACCGGATGTGGTTCTGCGCTCCGGGGTAATCTGCTGGTCACAAATGGGCGATCCCAATGCATCCATCCCGACTCCTGAACCCTGCTATTTCCGCAATATGTTCGGCAATTACGGTTCCGCTCTCACGGCTACTCGCATTACCTTCATGTCCCAGGCCGCAATTGATGCCGGTGTGCCGGAAGAGCTCGGTTTGCAAAGCCGTGTTCTGCCGGTAAAGGACTGCCGCGGAATTGGCAAGGCAAACATGGTGCGAAACAACACTCTGGCCAAGATTGACGTCGATCCGGAAACCTATGTGGTCACCGTCGATGGCGAGCCCGTCAGCATCGAGCCTGCCCAGGAGCTTCCGCTAACGCGCCTGCACTATCTCTTCTAG
- a CDS encoding SAM-dependent methyltransferase codes for MAFTPMNVAEIFEAFIDTSEKPLPIRLTAFDGSVAGPDDAKVGLNVRSLDALNYIVTHLRDDVGFGRAFVTGEIELTRVRLGHPIEAFDALMKLHEQFVMPPAATLAKIVRSLRSMGLPYVPVVPEIERTAWWKKRLQNGLARHSKERDADSISSHYDVSNEFYEIILGPSMTYTCAYYPNENSTLEEAQENKYRLVFDKLRLKEGDRLLDVGCGWGGMVLYAARRGVKAIGVTLSKQQAEYAQAKIKEEGLEDLAEVRFQDYRDVPEEGFDAISAIGLLEHIGVENYPSFFGFLYGKLKEGGLMLNHCITYWDNHRTRKGTFIDRYIFPDGELTGVGTIMRAMQDQGFEMLDQQNLRFDYEHTLYDWCERLDKDWDKAVELVGEQTAKLWGMYMAGSEYNFACNQIQLHQVLGVKVFPDGSRGDVPQRQWWKD; via the coding sequence ATGGCATTTACTCCAATGAACGTTGCAGAGATTTTCGAGGCCTTCATCGATACCTCGGAGAAGCCTCTGCCAATTCGCCTGACGGCTTTTGATGGTTCAGTCGCTGGCCCCGACGATGCAAAAGTAGGCTTGAACGTCCGCTCGCTCGATGCGCTGAACTACATCGTTACTCATCTGCGTGATGATGTCGGATTCGGTCGCGCATTCGTCACCGGTGAGATCGAGCTGACTCGCGTCCGTCTCGGACACCCAATTGAAGCGTTCGACGCTCTGATGAAATTGCACGAACAATTCGTGATGCCACCTGCAGCAACTTTGGCGAAGATTGTTCGCTCCCTGCGTTCGATGGGGCTGCCATATGTTCCTGTTGTGCCCGAGATTGAACGTACTGCATGGTGGAAGAAGCGCCTGCAAAACGGTCTAGCACGTCACTCTAAGGAACGCGACGCAGACTCGATTTCGTCGCATTACGACGTCAGTAATGAATTCTACGAGATCATCCTGGGCCCATCGATGACGTACACCTGCGCCTACTACCCGAATGAGAACTCCACGCTCGAAGAGGCACAGGAAAACAAGTACCGCCTGGTATTCGATAAGTTGCGCCTGAAGGAAGGCGATAGGCTTCTCGACGTTGGCTGTGGTTGGGGCGGCATGGTTCTCTATGCGGCAAGGCGCGGCGTTAAGGCCATCGGCGTGACTCTGTCGAAGCAGCAGGCAGAGTACGCACAGGCCAAGATTAAGGAAGAGGGCCTGGAAGATCTTGCTGAGGTGCGCTTCCAGGACTACCGCGATGTTCCTGAAGAAGGCTTCGATGCCATCTCCGCAATCGGTCTTTTGGAGCACATCGGTGTGGAGAACTACCCGAGCTTCTTCGGCTTCCTCTATGGCAAGTTGAAAGAAGGCGGTTTGATGCTGAACCACTGCATCACCTACTGGGATAACCACCGCACCCGCAAGGGCACCTTCATCGACCGTTACATCTTCCCAGACGGTGAGCTCACCGGTGTCGGAACTATCATGCGAGCAATGCAGGATCAGGGCTTTGAGATGCTCGATCAGCAGAACCTGCGTTTCGACTACGAGCACACTCTCTATGACTGGTGTGAACGACTGGACAAGGATTGGGACAAGGCCGTCGAGCTGGTTGGTGAGCAGACCGCAAAGCTGTGGGGCATGTACATGGCTGGTTCCGAGTACAACTTCGCATGTAACCAGATCCAGCTGCACCAGGTTCTGGGTGTAAAGGTGTTCCCGGACGGCTCCCGTGGTGATGTCCCGCAGCGTCAGTGGTGGAAAGACTAA
- a CDS encoding purine-cytosine permease family protein, producing MTTTMADAKQGKRRAGNTGSSSKLGDDYPLRFAPRHYRTWTPVAVAGSALGGMAYLADFSIGAGIGIAHGTTNAVVGILIAAVLIFLSSAPLAIYAAKFNLDLDLITRGSGFGYYGSVITNVIFATFTFIFFATEGAIMAQGLKLGLGIPLWLGYLVSVLIIIPVVVFGMKTLQKMQTWTNPLWLVMMVLPMVYLVVRHPDSVDAFLHYQGQGEGPSLAAMMASAGVCLALVAQIAENIDYIRFMPPKTKDNATSWWASVIMAGPGWVIFGAAKQIIGVFLAVYMISVVGGGMTEAVEPVHQFMTVYQEMVPTWLAITLAVVLVVMSQIKINATNAYSGSLAWTNAYTRVAKSYPGRIVFVFVNLGIALALMEFDMFSMLNAVLGFYSNLAIAWIFTVATDIAINKWVLKISPIYPDYRRGMIHDFNPVGITSLVASATISIAMYFGAFGESLVPYSALVAAAIAFVVTPTMAILTKGRYYRRRFDDGIAAPLFDEHGNPSNESFTCVITGEQVERPDVILSAERGDDGAEQYISSLALTMDRDGRHVMPAQSRRGRSASVRTS from the coding sequence ATGACGACCACAATGGCCGACGCTAAGCAGGGAAAGCGGAGGGCGGGAAATACTGGGTCGTCATCGAAGTTGGGTGACGACTATCCGCTCCGATTCGCGCCACGACACTACCGAACGTGGACACCAGTAGCAGTTGCCGGCTCGGCACTGGGAGGAATGGCCTACTTGGCTGACTTCTCCATCGGTGCTGGAATCGGCATTGCTCACGGAACAACAAACGCTGTGGTTGGCATTCTCATCGCCGCAGTCTTGATTTTTCTCTCCAGCGCGCCGCTGGCAATCTACGCCGCAAAGTTCAATCTCGACCTCGACCTCATCACACGCGGTTCCGGCTTTGGCTACTACGGCTCCGTAATCACCAACGTCATTTTCGCGACTTTTACATTCATCTTCTTCGCCACCGAAGGCGCAATTATGGCCCAGGGCCTAAAGCTCGGGCTCGGGATACCACTTTGGCTGGGATACCTGGTGAGCGTGCTCATCATCATCCCCGTAGTGGTTTTCGGAATGAAGACGCTACAGAAGATGCAGACGTGGACCAACCCACTCTGGCTAGTCATGATGGTGCTACCGATGGTGTATCTCGTCGTCAGGCACCCTGACTCCGTGGACGCTTTCTTGCATTATCAGGGGCAGGGAGAAGGTCCTAGCCTGGCGGCAATGATGGCTTCTGCCGGTGTGTGTTTGGCGCTGGTGGCGCAGATTGCCGAGAACATTGACTACATCCGTTTCATGCCGCCGAAGACAAAGGACAACGCCACGTCGTGGTGGGCCTCGGTCATCATGGCTGGGCCGGGATGGGTTATCTTCGGTGCAGCTAAGCAGATTATCGGTGTGTTTCTCGCGGTCTACATGATTTCGGTGGTCGGCGGCGGCATGACCGAAGCCGTTGAGCCAGTGCATCAGTTCATGACGGTGTACCAGGAAATGGTGCCCACGTGGCTGGCAATCACGCTGGCGGTCGTCTTGGTGGTGATGAGCCAAATCAAGATCAACGCCACGAATGCATACTCTGGCTCGCTGGCGTGGACTAACGCCTACACGCGAGTGGCAAAGTCCTATCCGGGACGCATTGTCTTCGTCTTCGTCAATCTCGGCATCGCACTGGCGCTTATGGAGTTCGACATGTTCTCCATGCTCAATGCGGTTCTGGGGTTCTACTCAAACCTCGCCATTGCGTGGATTTTCACAGTGGCTACGGACATTGCAATTAACAAGTGGGTCCTGAAGATCTCGCCGATTTATCCCGACTACCGACGCGGAATGATTCACGACTTCAACCCCGTCGGCATTACCTCGCTCGTTGCTTCCGCGACAATCTCAATCGCCATGTACTTCGGCGCTTTCGGCGAGAGCTTGGTGCCGTACTCCGCACTCGTCGCCGCAGCAATCGCCTTCGTCGTCACGCCGACGATGGCAATTCTGACTAAGGGGCGCTACTACCGACGTCGCTTTGACGACGGCATCGCCGCACCGCTTTTCGACGAGCACGGGAACCCATCCAATGAGTCTTTCACCTGTGTCATCACCGGTGAACAGGTCGAACGACCTGATGTAATCCTTTCGGCGGAGCGTGGCGACGATGGCGCGGAGCAGTACATATCCTCGCTCGCACTGACAATGGACCGCGACGGCCGACATGTTATGCCGGCTCAATCGCGGCGGGGGCGTAGCGCATCAGTGCGAACGTCCTGA
- a CDS encoding SDR family oxidoreductase, with protein MAKKVIVIGGHGKVAQIATPLLINEGYEVTSVIRNPDQVSDIEALGATPAVYDITELSTEKFADLLRGNDAVVWSAGAGGGSSERTYAIDRDAAITSMAAAKAAGVNRYVMVSYFGAGPNHGVPEDNSFFAYAEAKAAADTALRESDLDWTILGPSTLTFDEGQDSIDTDATKATKVARATVANVIAQTVFNDQTIGRTINFNEGDTPISEALKA; from the coding sequence ATGGCTAAAAAAGTTATTGTTATCGGCGGCCACGGCAAGGTGGCCCAAATCGCTACTCCCCTACTCATCAATGAAGGCTACGAAGTAACCTCAGTTATTCGTAACCCTGATCAGGTCTCGGACATTGAAGCGCTCGGTGCCACCCCAGCTGTCTATGACATCACCGAGCTCTCGACCGAGAAGTTCGCTGACCTGCTACGCGGCAATGATGCCGTCGTTTGGTCCGCTGGCGCAGGCGGCGGTTCATCAGAGCGCACCTACGCAATCGACCGCGATGCCGCAATCACCTCGATGGCAGCTGCCAAGGCCGCCGGAGTTAACCGCTACGTAATGGTGTCCTACTTTGGTGCCGGCCCGAACCACGGAGTTCCTGAGGATAATTCCTTCTTTGCCTACGCCGAGGCCAAGGCCGCCGCGGATACAGCTTTGCGCGAATCTGACTTGGACTGGACAATCCTGGGACCGAGCACGCTGACCTTCGACGAAGGCCAGGATTCCATTGACACCGATGCCACAAAGGCCACAAAGGTTGCCCGTGCAACGGTTGCCAATGTCATCGCGCAGACCGTATTCAACGATCAAACGATTGGTCGCACCATTAACTTCAATGAGGGCGATACCCCCATCTCAGAGGCGCTAAAGGCCTAG
- the rpsL gene encoding 30S ribosomal protein S12 has protein sequence MPTIQQLVRKGRHDKKAKVATAALKGSPQRRGVCTRVYTTTPKKPNSALRKVARVRLTSGVEVSAYIPGEGHNLQEHSMVLVRGGRVKDLPGVRYKIVRGSLDTQGVKDRKQARSRYGAKKEK, from the coding sequence ATGCCCACTATTCAGCAGCTGGTCCGTAAGGGCCGCCATGACAAGAAGGCTAAGGTTGCAACCGCAGCTCTGAAGGGTTCCCCTCAGCGTCGCGGCGTTTGCACCCGTGTTTACACCACCACCCCGAAGAAGCCGAACTCGGCTCTTCGTAAGGTCGCTCGTGTGCGCCTGACCTCCGGCGTCGAGGTCTCCGCTTACATCCCGGGCGAGGGCCACAACCTGCAGGAGCACTCCATGGTGCTCGTCCGCGGTGGTCGTGTTAAGGACCTCCCGGGTGTCCGCTACAAGATCGTCCGTGGTTCCCTCGACACCCAGGGTGTCAAGGACCGCAAGCAGGCTCGTTCCCGCTACGGCGCAAAGAAGGAGAAGTAA
- a CDS encoding FAD-binding oxidoreductase: protein MAHRPNSDVGTLPRLIGKITSTVAQMAPGRGIDSVRIEPVGWHAHEEGVRKLVDSFQAIPADQRVRLAKRTSNLFRGRSKTLVPGLDVSGLGGVIAVDPVEKTADVQGMCTYEDLVDATLPYGLMPLVVPELKTITLGGAVTGIGVESTSFRNGLPHESVIEMDVLVGTGEIVTCSRTENVDLFRGFPNSYGSLGYTVRLKIELEEALPYVELRHVRYNSTTEAAEDLAKISVEKEFQGEPVHFLDGVAFSPNEIYLVLGRKTDEEGPVSDYSRDKIYYRSLQHPSGVTRDRLKIRDYIWRWDIDWFWCSRAFGTQNPAVRAMWPRELKRSSVYWKFVGLDRKYDIDAKMKARKGLPANERVVQDIEVTVDHLAEYLDWFFQACDIQPVWLCPIHLRDGSSELIGTGDKLAGSSSAWPLYPLDPETTWINVGFWSAVPNNHVPGDTRLGAFNRVIEAKVSDLGGHKSLYSEAFYSPEQFGALYGGNLPDELKAIYDPDSRFPRLYDKTVTGA from the coding sequence ATGGCTCATCGACCAAATTCTGATGTCGGCACGTTGCCACGACTAATCGGAAAAATTACTTCTACGGTGGCGCAAATGGCGCCGGGGCGAGGAATTGATTCAGTGCGCATTGAGCCTGTGGGCTGGCATGCGCATGAAGAAGGCGTGCGGAAGCTAGTTGATAGCTTTCAAGCTATTCCTGCTGACCAGCGGGTCAGGTTGGCGAAGCGCACATCAAACCTTTTTCGCGGGCGTAGTAAAACTCTCGTACCAGGTCTAGATGTCAGCGGTCTCGGCGGAGTAATCGCCGTCGATCCAGTTGAAAAGACTGCCGACGTGCAGGGAATGTGTACCTACGAAGACCTGGTAGATGCCACTTTGCCCTACGGTCTGATGCCTTTGGTTGTGCCAGAGCTAAAGACAATTACGCTCGGTGGAGCTGTGACCGGTATTGGCGTGGAGTCAACGAGTTTCCGTAACGGCCTGCCACATGAGTCCGTCATCGAGATGGATGTCCTAGTCGGTACCGGCGAAATTGTGACCTGCTCGCGCACGGAAAATGTCGATCTTTTCCGTGGCTTTCCAAACTCCTATGGTTCCCTCGGCTACACCGTACGGTTAAAAATCGAGCTCGAAGAAGCACTTCCATACGTCGAGCTGCGACACGTTCGGTACAACTCCACGACGGAAGCGGCAGAGGATCTGGCAAAGATTTCCGTGGAAAAGGAGTTCCAAGGCGAGCCTGTTCACTTCCTTGACGGTGTCGCTTTCTCGCCGAATGAGATTTACCTGGTGCTGGGACGCAAAACTGATGAGGAAGGTCCCGTCTCGGACTACTCCCGAGACAAGATCTACTACAGGTCCCTGCAGCACCCCTCCGGCGTTACTCGAGATCGCCTGAAGATTCGCGATTACATCTGGCGCTGGGATATTGACTGGTTCTGGTGCTCTAGAGCCTTCGGTACCCAAAATCCCGCAGTTCGTGCAATGTGGCCGCGCGAGCTCAAACGATCCTCGGTGTATTGGAAGTTCGTCGGCCTCGATCGCAAGTACGACATTGACGCGAAAATGAAAGCACGAAAAGGCCTGCCGGCCAATGAGCGCGTCGTCCAAGATATCGAGGTCACTGTTGACCACTTGGCTGAATACCTGGATTGGTTTTTCCAAGCCTGCGATATCCAGCCTGTGTGGCTATGCCCGATTCACCTTCGTGATGGCTCCAGCGAGCTAATTGGTACTGGCGACAAGCTCGCTGGCAGCAGCAGTGCTTGGCCACTGTATCCGCTAGATCCCGAGACCACCTGGATCAATGTCGGGTTCTGGTCTGCAGTGCCGAACAACCATGTCCCAGGAGATACTCGCCTCGGCGCGTTCAACCGCGTTATTGAGGCCAAGGTCAGCGATTTGGGCGGTCACAAGTCACTGTATTCCGAGGCGTTCTACTCACCAGAACAATTCGGAGCACTCTACGGTGGCAACCTACCCGATGAGCTCAAAGCAATCTACGACCCTGATTCCCGGTTCCCGCGGCTGTATGACAAGACCGTCACTGGTGCCTAA
- a CDS encoding urease accessory protein UreF produces MSLTSSFYQALQWSDTAFPSGRYTLSHGLEGLVAEGIVGKRDEAALATVAEDMLRYSFAPVDLAAHFRTWEQDSVAGIMRIDAMVHAARPTFSQRRGSVRVGKQMLFMARELGLDDDTLRAYSKAVSSPDASSRLAYGHSPVVMALIHRSAGLDSDEAAQAEAFGFVSAVASAAVRLQVADFVGAQRLIRQLAPVVTEVVETSRTIGTDDIGACTPLLDIASARHETAAARLFIT; encoded by the coding sequence ATGAGCTTGACTTCGTCGTTTTACCAGGCCTTGCAGTGGTCTGACACCGCATTCCCCTCCGGTCGCTATACGCTGTCGCATGGTCTCGAGGGGCTGGTCGCCGAGGGGATCGTCGGCAAGCGTGACGAGGCAGCACTTGCCACCGTCGCCGAGGACATGTTGCGTTATTCCTTCGCGCCGGTCGATCTGGCTGCGCATTTTCGCACGTGGGAGCAGGATTCGGTCGCTGGGATAATGCGAATCGACGCGATGGTGCATGCGGCACGACCGACGTTTTCGCAGCGGAGGGGCAGCGTGCGCGTCGGCAAGCAGATGCTGTTTATGGCGCGTGAGTTAGGGCTTGACGACGATACCCTGCGCGCGTATTCGAAAGCGGTGAGCAGCCCGGATGCGTCCAGCCGCTTGGCGTATGGGCACAGCCCGGTGGTGATGGCGTTGATTCATCGGTCCGCTGGACTGGATTCCGATGAGGCGGCGCAGGCCGAGGCCTTTGGTTTCGTCTCTGCTGTGGCATCAGCGGCGGTGCGATTGCAGGTGGCTGATTTTGTCGGTGCGCAGCGTCTGATTCGACAGCTGGCTCCAGTGGTCACGGAGGTTGTTGAGACTTCGCGGACGATTGGCACCGACGATATTGGTGCCTGTACGCCGCTGTTAGATATTGCCTCTGCGCGCCACGAGACTGCGGCGGCCCGATTGTTTATTACCTAA
- a CDS encoding urease accessory protein UreD yields the protein MLRPGKDGLLDLEILPAGPGTRRVRAPLSLGRILHSDPSFPDAHVVYIRATGGGLAQGDHVRQRIQVRSGAHAIVTSQAATRVHSMTSGYAEQLTEFTVEPDAVLEYLPDPAIPSRDCHFRQHTKVTVSPGATAIVGDCFTAGRVAHGELHDAAEIDLRAELHAHDSVPAFIEKAHYLGKRDLSSPIAHGNYRAWANLWVICSPPLVDDVLTSWQDYPHSDTAPLIGASSLPDGLGIWARFMGNSIEHVTDAQHDYWNLARRIVLNAPAFSLRKM from the coding sequence ATGCTACGACCTGGCAAGGACGGCTTACTCGACCTGGAGATTCTGCCTGCTGGCCCCGGTACCCGGCGTGTTCGTGCACCGCTGTCTCTGGGGCGCATTCTCCATTCCGACCCGTCCTTCCCCGATGCCCACGTGGTCTATATTCGTGCCACCGGCGGCGGTCTCGCCCAGGGCGACCATGTTCGCCAGCGGATACAGGTTCGAAGTGGCGCACATGCGATTGTCACCTCTCAGGCGGCTACTCGAGTGCACTCAATGACCAGCGGCTACGCCGAACAGCTGACTGAATTCACGGTTGAGCCGGATGCCGTCCTCGAATACCTGCCGGACCCGGCAATTCCTTCGCGTGATTGCCACTTCCGCCAGCACACAAAGGTGACTGTCTCCCCCGGTGCTACTGCAATTGTCGGCGACTGCTTTACCGCTGGTCGCGTCGCTCACGGAGAGCTCCACGATGCCGCCGAGATTGATCTGCGTGCAGAGTTACACGCGCACGACAGTGTTCCCGCATTTATCGAAAAGGCTCACTATCTCGGCAAACGCGACCTCTCCTCGCCCATCGCGCATGGCAACTACCGCGCCTGGGCAAACCTCTGGGTCATATGTTCGCCACCGCTTGTCGACGATGTCCTTACCTCTTGGCAGGACTATCCACACAGCGACACTGCCCCGCTTATCGGCGCGTCTTCACTTCCCGATGGCCTTGGCATCTGGGCCAGGTTCATGGGCAATTCAATCGAGCATGTAACAGACGCTCAACATGATTACTGGAATCTAGCGCGGCGCATAGTCCTTAATGCACCGGCGTTTTCGCTGCGCAAGATGTAG
- the ureG gene encoding urease accessory protein UreG, with amino-acid sequence MVFHVGIGGPVGSGKTALIETLVPELISRGFTPGIITNDIYTQEDAHHIRQALDGVVDSSRIIGVETGSCPHTAVRDDPTMNLMASAELLEEHPDIDIVFYESGGDNLTLTFSPALADLFVFVLDTAEGQKMPKKRGPGITDSDVLVINKIDIAPYVRCDVDQMHTDALAVRSDKPVMLTNCLDGSGIAEFADLIEAAAKSASVDSSSDQA; translated from the coding sequence ATGGTTTTTCACGTTGGCATTGGTGGACCAGTCGGCTCCGGCAAGACGGCCTTGATTGAAACGCTCGTACCTGAGCTGATTTCCCGTGGTTTCACACCGGGCATCATTACCAATGACATCTACACCCAAGAGGATGCTCATCACATCCGGCAGGCGCTGGACGGCGTGGTCGACTCCTCGCGCATTATCGGTGTGGAGACAGGCTCGTGCCCACACACTGCGGTGCGCGATGATCCCACTATGAACCTCATGGCCAGCGCCGAGTTGCTGGAGGAGCACCCAGATATCGACATTGTTTTCTACGAATCCGGTGGCGATAACCTCACGCTGACTTTCTCACCTGCACTGGCGGACCTATTTGTCTTTGTGCTCGATACCGCCGAGGGGCAGAAGATGCCGAAGAAGCGTGGCCCTGGCATCACGGACTCCGATGTTCTTGTCATTAACAAGATTGACATCGCGCCCTATGTCCGCTGCGATGTGGACCAGATGCACACTGATGCGCTTGCCGTGCGCTCTGACAAGCCGGTCATGCTGACCAATTGTCTAGACGGCTCCGGCATTGCGGAGTTCGCCGATCTCATTGAGGCTGCGGCGAAGTCTGCGTCGGTTGATTCCTCCTCTGACCAGGCATAA
- a CDS encoding urease subunit gamma — translation MRLTPREQDKLMLFLAARVAERRKNRGLKLNRPEAVALISDAVVEAARDGVTVSEAMTIGTEVLGPDDVLDGVREAIMLVQVEATFTDGTKLVSVHDPIGGK, via the coding sequence ATGCGCCTCACCCCGCGCGAGCAAGATAAACTCATGCTCTTTCTTGCAGCTCGTGTCGCCGAGCGACGAAAGAACCGCGGTCTAAAACTCAACCGGCCCGAAGCAGTAGCACTGATTAGCGATGCCGTCGTCGAAGCCGCCAGAGATGGTGTGACCGTGTCCGAAGCCATGACCATTGGCACCGAGGTACTCGGACCTGACGATGTCCTCGATGGTGTCCGCGAGGCAATCATGCTGGTACAGGTCGAGGCCACCTTCACCGATGGCACAAAGCTCGTATCCGTCCATGACCCAATTGGCGGCAAATAG
- the rpsG gene encoding 30S ribosomal protein S7, translated as MPRKGPVQKRPVVNDPVYGSPLVSQLVNKVLIDGKKSTAERIVYGALELCEEKTGTDPVLTLKRAIENVKPALEVRSRRVGGATYQVPVEVRPGRGTTLALRWLLMFSRQRRENTMTERLANEILDASNGLGASVKRREDTHKMAEANRAFAHYRW; from the coding sequence ATGCCACGTAAGGGCCCAGTACAGAAGCGTCCTGTCGTCAACGACCCGGTCTACGGCTCCCCTCTGGTGTCGCAGCTGGTCAACAAGGTTCTGATTGACGGTAAGAAGTCGACCGCAGAGCGCATCGTCTACGGTGCACTTGAGCTGTGCGAAGAGAAGACCGGTACTGACCCGGTGCTGACTCTGAAGCGCGCAATCGAGAACGTCAAGCCGGCTCTTGAGGTTCGTTCCCGTCGTGTCGGTGGCGCCACCTACCAGGTCCCGGTCGAGGTTCGTCCGGGCCGTGGCACCACTCTGGCGCTGCGCTGGCTGCTGATGTTCTCGCGTCAGCGTCGTGAGAACACCATGACCGAGCGTCTCGCTAACGAGATCCTCGATGCATCCAACGGCCTGGGTGCATCCGTCAAGCGTCGTGAGGACACTCACAAGATGGCGGAAGCAAACCGCGCATTCGCTCACTACCGCTGGTAA